In Desulfoferula mesophila, the genomic window GACAGGGCACCACCTTTTCCGTGTATTTGCCGGTGAGCCGCCCCGAGGGAGATTCAGTGCAGTGAAGGCCCGCATAGCCGTTATAGACGACGAGCCCATTGTCTGCCGGCGATTGCAGCGCGCCCTGCTAAAAGAGGGCTATGAGGTCGAGTGCTTTGGGGAGGGAAGCTCTTTCCTCCAGCGCCTGCCAACCCATCCGTTTGATATCGTTTTCACCGACCTGCGCATGCCCGGCATCGACGGGTTGGAGGTGTTGCGCCAGGCCCGAAGCCTCAAGCCGGGCTGTGAAGTGATCGTGTTCACCGGCCACGGGTCCATGGACACCGCCATCCAGGCGATCAAGCAGGGCGCCTATTACTACGTCGCCAAGCCCTTCCAACTACAGGAAATCACCCACCTGGCCGACAGCGCCCTGGAGAAGATCAAGCTCAAGGAGGAGAACCGGCGACTCAAGAAAGAGGTGGAGCGCCAAAGCAGCTTCCAGCGTTTCATCGGGGCCAGCCCGGCCATGCGCGAGCTCTACTCGATGATCCAGAAGGTGGCCCTGGTGGAATGCAACGTGCTCATCGAGGGCGAGAGCGGCACGGGCAAGCAACTGGCGGCGCGGGCCATCCACGACCTGAGCCCCCGCGCGGAACGTCCCTTTGTGGCCTTCAACTGCGGCGGCTTCAGCGAGGACCTGATCGCCAACGAGCTGTTCGGTCATGAACGGGGATCGTACACGGGCGCCTCGGCCACCAAGATCGGCTTGCTGGAGTCCGCCGCCCACGGCACGGTCTTTCTGGACGAGGTCGGCGAAATGCCGCTGTCCATGCAGGTCAAGCTGCTGCACGTCCTGCAGGACAAACGCATCATGCGGGTGGGCGGAACCAAGCCCATCAGTCTGGACATTCGCATAATTTCGGCCACCAACCGCGACATGAAAAACGCCGTGGCCGAAGGCATGGTGCGCGAGGACCTCTTTTATCGCCTCAACGTGGTCACCCTGCGCCTGCCCCGCTTGAGCGAGCGCCGGGAGGACATCCCCCTGCTGGCGGCGCATTTCAGCCAGCGCTACAGCCAGGCCTGCGGCAAGGCCGAGCCCCGCATATCCGCCGAGGCCATGGAACTGCTGATGAGTTACAGCTTTCCCGGCAACGTGCGGGAGTTGGAGAATATTATCGAAAGGGCCGTGGCCCTGTGTGACAACCGGATCGTGCGGGTGGCCGACCTGCCGCCGGACCTGCGCGATTTGGAATTCCGCACCTATGAGGGCGAGGAGTTGCAATCCCTGGAAGAGATCGAGCGCCGCCACATCGCCAAGGTGATCACCAAAACCGGCAACAACAAAGGGCTGGCCTGCGAAATCTTGGGAATGCCCCGCACCACCCTCTGGCGCAAGCTGAAAAAGTTCGGCCTGGAAGATTGAGCGCTTGTTCTTTTCAAAATGAAACAAACACCCCAGCCCTCCTAGATGATTAATCTGAATATAAACCAGTAGTTTTCTCCGATACACCCCGCCGGTTTCATTTTGGAACGCGGTCAGGCCCCCTCCCCTGATATCTCACAAAATATACCATAAAAACAATATGTTGCGCTTTGGTCTGCTTCTTGCTCAATGGTGTTGCAACCTGCAGGGAGAGGGTCATGGAGCGGATACTGGTAGGTATCGATGCGCAAGAGAGCGATCTCGCTCCGGGCATCCACGCCGTGAACCTGGCCAAGCGAATACAGGCCAAGATCTACATCTTACTGGTAAAACGTCCCAACTCCCAGGGCGAGGCCCCAGGGGAGCGCAACCTGATCGCCCGCTTGGAGCAGCTCATCGACCAGGCCCGCTCCGAGGGACTCGGCCTGGAGTATTTCGTCAGTGAAGGACTTTTGGAGAACGAGGCGCTGCGTTTCATTCAGCAGAACGCGATCACCCTCCTGGTGGTCGGCCAGCCCAAGGACGGCGGCGAGCCGGCCATGAAGCAGTTCCGCAGAAATCTGGAGAACATTCGCCTGCGGGTGGATTGCCACATAGAGGTGGTCCAGCAGCGCGAGGCTAGCGTGGTTACGGAAAGGAAGTAAACATGCCTTGGCACCTGTATCTGCCCATCGCGGGAAACAGCGTAAACGTAGTGATGGTTTTCGCCATGGGCGGGCTGGTGGGCCTGCTCTCGGGCTTGTTCGGGGTGGGGGGAGGCTTTTTGATGACCCCCTTGCTCATCATGGTGGGCATCCCGCCCACGGTGGCGGCGGCCTCGGACTCCAACCAGATCGTGGGCGCCTCCACCTCGGGAACCCTGGCCCATTACCGCCTTGGCAACGTGGACTTCAAGATGGGCATCCTGCTCTTGGTGGGCGGCACCCTGGGCGGGGTGCTGGGGGTGCAGGTCATCAAGATACTGCGCGCCACGGGTAACGCCGACTTCCTGATCAAGATCACCTACGTGTTGATGCTGGGCTTCGTGGGCGGCTACATGATGCTGGAGACCATCCAGAACCTGCGCCGCTCCAAGGCGGTGGCGGCCGAGGCAAGCCCCAAGCGCGAATCGCGCTACGCCCAGCTGATGCAGCGCCTGCCTCTGCAAATGAACTTCGAGAAATCGGGCATCGAACTCTCCATGATCCTGCCGGTGGTGCTGGGAGTCTTCGTGGGGGTGCTGGCCGCGATCATGGGGGTGGGCGGCGGCTTCATCATGGTGCCGGTGATGGTCTATCTGCTACGCATGCCCATGCACGTGGTGGTGGGCACCAGCCTGTTCCAGATCCTGTTCACCTGCGTGGTGGTGACGATCATGCAGGCCCGCACCAACCACACCGTGGACTTCGTGTTGGCCCTGATCCTGCTCGTCGGCTCCACCCTGGGGGCCCAGGTCGGGGCCAAGCTCAGCCGAAAACTGCAAGGGGAGCAGCTCAAGCTGATCCTGGCCTGCGTGGTCCTTTTGGTTATGGGCAAGATGCTCCTGGACCTGCTGCTGCATCCGGCCTTCCTCTTGAGCTACGTGGGAGGTCACTAAAATGCGCGCCGCTCGCCTGACGATCCTGGGTCTGCTCGGGTTGCTGCTCCTGGCGGCCGTGCCCGCCGGCGCGGCCCCGCCCGCGCTCAGCGTTTCCCTGCAGCCTTCCCAGGTAGACATCAACACCTTCTTTGACGGCGCGCGCCTGCGGGTGGATGGCCAGGCTCCGGCCGGCAGCCAGGTGGCCGTGATCCTGTTCAGCGCGCCCAGCGATATGGACTTCCGCATCAAAAGCCGCTTGTGGGGCTTCCTGTGGATGAACCGGGAGGAGGTGGCCTTCCACGGAGCCCCCTCGGTTTACCTTTATCAGGGCTCCGGCGGCTCGCCCGATGATTTCAAACTGGGCCTGGACCACCTGCAAGCCATGGTGCGCATCAAGGACGGCCATTCCGATCCGGCCGAGCTGTTCAAGGAGCTGGTTAGAATCAAGCAAAGCGAGGGGCTCTACAACCTCTCCCCCCAGGGGGTGAGCCTGGGCTCGGAGCAAAACGGCTTGCAACCATTTTCATGCGCCTTTGAACTCCCCGCCCGCTTACCCCAGGGCACCTACCAGGTGCAAGCCTTTGCGCGCGACTCCCAGGGCCAAATCACCTCCGGCCCGGCCCAGCCGGTGAAAGCCCAGGAGGTGGGCTTCCCGGCCCTGTTGTCCTCCCTGGCCTACAACTACGGCCTGCTCTACGGAGTTCTGGCGGCTCTGCTGGCCTTGGTGGGAGGGCTGGTCACTTCCATTTTGTTCAAGGGAGGCGGCGGGGCCCATTAGGGTCCCGATCGGGGAGAGCGGATGAGCTGGCTGGTCAACATACTAGACCGCCTGAACAAGGCCAAAGGACAGGCGCGCCAGGCGCGGGTGCCCTTTGCCGTCACCTTCGAGGGGTTCCAGAAAATACTGGAGCTCAACAACGAGGTGTTGGAGCTCATGGCCGACATGGGCGATAAGATGGGGGGGCATTTTATCTTTGACCGCCAGTACATCATTTCTTCCGCCCAGACGGCCAAGGAACTGGTGCAGCAGATCATCATGGAGATGAACAAGATCGCGCCCCGCAAGTACCTGGGCCTCTATGAATCCTTCCAAGCCATCGCCGACCAGATCGACGCCGATCTGGCGGGCCGCCTGCTGATCCCCCAGACCCCCTACGTGATCCCCATGGCCAAGGTGGGCTCCGACGCGCTGGAGGCGGTGGGCAACAAGAACGCCAGGCTGGCCGAGGTGGGCCGGGTGCTGGGCGTGCCCACCCCGCCGGGCTTCACCGTCACCACCCGGGCCTTTGGCGACTTCATGGAGCACGCCGGCCTGCGGCGGCGGTTGCAGCCCTGGCTGGAGCGCTGGCGCTCGGGTGAGATCACCAGCCGCCAAGCCGCCGAGGCCCTGCGCCCCCTGGTGATGGAGGCGGAGCTTCCCCCCGGCCTGGAACGGGACATGCGCCTGGCGGCCCAGCGATTGCTCGGCGAAGCCCCGGGCGGGGTTAAGACCTTTGCCGTGCGCAGCAGCGCCTCCGGCGAGGACGGCGACCTTTCCTTCGCCGGCCAATTCCGCTCCCTATTGGGAGTGGAGCCCGACCAACTGGCCGAGGCCTACCGGGAGGTGGTGGCCAGCGGCTACAGCGCCCGGGCCCTGGAGTACAGCCAGCGCTGGAACGCCGCCGAGGACCTGACGGCCATGGCCGTGGGCTGCGAGCTCATGGTGGACGCCCAGGCCGCCGGCGTGCTCTACACCCTGGACCCCCAGCACCCGGAAAAGGACTACATGTTGATCTCGGCCGGCTATGGCCTGGGCGAGCCGGTGGTAGGGGGGCGTACCGCGGCGGACCAATACCGGGTCAGCCGCCAACCGCCTCATCAGGTGCTGGGCCTGGACGTGGTACGCAAGCACCAGCGCCTACAGGCCCAGCCGGGCGGGGGCATCGCCGTGCGGCCGGTGGAGGCGGCGCTGGAGTCGGCCCCGGCCCTCAACACGGATCAAATGGCGCGCCTGGCCGAGATGGCCCACCACATCGAAAACTATTTCAAGACCCCCCAGGACATCGAGTGGGCCCTGGATGGCCGGGGCGAATTCGTGATCTTGCAGGTGCGGCCCCTGAACCTCAAGTCCCAGGTGACCCAGCTGGTCTGCAACATCGCCGAGGTGCTCAAAGAGCGTCCGGTGCTGTTCAGTGGGCGGGGGGCGGTGGCCCAGCGGGGCATAGGCACCGGGCCGGTCTACCTGGTGGAGCGCGACGAAGACCTGGACGAGTTTCCCGACGGGGCCATCCTGGTGACCCGCTTCACCTCGCCCCGCCTGGGTCGGGTCATGGGGCGGGCCCATGGGGTGATCACCGACGTGGGCACGCCCACCGGGCACCTGGCCACCATCGCCCGGGAGTTTCGCGTGCCCACCATAGTCAACACGGGCGTGGCCACCCACATTCTCAGGCCCGGAATGGAGGTGACCATCGACGCGGAGCAGAACGTGGTCTACGAGGGCACGGTGAAGGAGCTGTGCTACTTCCAGTTCACCGAGGACATGTTCGAGGAATCCCAGGAGTTCCGCCAGCTGCGCCGGGTGCTCCGGCGCATCGCGCCCTTGAACCTGGTGGACCCCCAGGACAAGGATTTCACCCCCCGCGGCTGCAAGACCCTGCACGACATAACCCGTTTTGTCCATGAAAAGGCGGTGGAAGAGATAACCAACATCGACCAGCACTACCACCCGGGAGCCACGGCCAAGAACCTGAAGATAGACCTGCCCCTGGGCCTTACCATCATCGACATCGGCGGCGGGCTGGACGCGCCGGAGCAGGCGCGCCAGGTAACCGTGGAGCAGATCACCTCCCGGCCCGGCCGGGCTCTCTTGGAGGGCATGGCCGAGCCGGGCTTGTGGAGCACCCAGCCCATGTCCGTGGACTTGGGCAGCTTCATGTCCAGCGTCACCCGCACCTTTGCCAACTCCCTCACCTCCCCCCGCGAGGTGGGCCAGAACCTGGCGGTGGTTTCCCGAGAATACCTCAATCTCAATCTGCGCCTGGGCTACCACTTCAACATTATCGACGCCTACATCGCCGACGAGATCAGCGCCAACTACATCTACTTCCGCTTCCTGGGTGGAGTTACCGATCTTACCCGCCGCACCCGCCGGGCCAAGCTACTAGCCGAGGTGCTGGCTCACGACGACTTCCGTACCGAGGTGCGCGGCGATCTGGTGGTGGGACGCATCAAAAAGCTGCCCGCCGAGGTGATGATCGAAAAAATGCGTCTGCTGGGTCGCCTGGTTTCCTACAGCCGCCAACTGGACGTGAAGATGCAAAACGATGCTCAGATAGATCAGTACCTAGATGAATTTTTCAAGTTTAACGACGGCCCCGAGTTGGCCGTCAAATCCTGAAGGGAGCGGAGTCATGAGCGGAGAAGCAAAAACACAGGTTCTCATCCTGGATGATGAAC contains:
- a CDS encoding TIGR02186 family protein; this translates as MRAARLTILGLLGLLLLAAVPAGAAPPALSVSLQPSQVDINTFFDGARLRVDGQAPAGSQVAVILFSAPSDMDFRIKSRLWGFLWMNREEVAFHGAPSVYLYQGSGGSPDDFKLGLDHLQAMVRIKDGHSDPAELFKELVRIKQSEGLYNLSPQGVSLGSEQNGLQPFSCAFELPARLPQGTYQVQAFARDSQGQITSGPAQPVKAQEVGFPALLSSLAYNYGLLYGVLAALLALVGGLVTSILFKGGGGAH
- a CDS encoding PEP/pyruvate-binding domain-containing protein, whose product is MSWLVNILDRLNKAKGQARQARVPFAVTFEGFQKILELNNEVLELMADMGDKMGGHFIFDRQYIISSAQTAKELVQQIIMEMNKIAPRKYLGLYESFQAIADQIDADLAGRLLIPQTPYVIPMAKVGSDALEAVGNKNARLAEVGRVLGVPTPPGFTVTTRAFGDFMEHAGLRRRLQPWLERWRSGEITSRQAAEALRPLVMEAELPPGLERDMRLAAQRLLGEAPGGVKTFAVRSSASGEDGDLSFAGQFRSLLGVEPDQLAEAYREVVASGYSARALEYSQRWNAAEDLTAMAVGCELMVDAQAAGVLYTLDPQHPEKDYMLISAGYGLGEPVVGGRTAADQYRVSRQPPHQVLGLDVVRKHQRLQAQPGGGIAVRPVEAALESAPALNTDQMARLAEMAHHIENYFKTPQDIEWALDGRGEFVILQVRPLNLKSQVTQLVCNIAEVLKERPVLFSGRGAVAQRGIGTGPVYLVERDEDLDEFPDGAILVTRFTSPRLGRVMGRAHGVITDVGTPTGHLATIAREFRVPTIVNTGVATHILRPGMEVTIDAEQNVVYEGTVKELCYFQFTEDMFEESQEFRQLRRVLRRIAPLNLVDPQDKDFTPRGCKTLHDITRFVHEKAVEEITNIDQHYHPGATAKNLKIDLPLGLTIIDIGGGLDAPEQARQVTVEQITSRPGRALLEGMAEPGLWSTQPMSVDLGSFMSSVTRTFANSLTSPREVGQNLAVVSREYLNLNLRLGYHFNIIDAYIADEISANYIYFRFLGGVTDLTRRTRRAKLLAEVLAHDDFRTEVRGDLVVGRIKKLPAEVMIEKMRLLGRLVSYSRQLDVKMQNDAQIDQYLDEFFKFNDGPELAVKS
- a CDS encoding sulfite exporter TauE/SafE family protein — translated: MPWHLYLPIAGNSVNVVMVFAMGGLVGLLSGLFGVGGGFLMTPLLIMVGIPPTVAAASDSNQIVGASTSGTLAHYRLGNVDFKMGILLLVGGTLGGVLGVQVIKILRATGNADFLIKITYVLMLGFVGGYMMLETIQNLRRSKAVAAEASPKRESRYAQLMQRLPLQMNFEKSGIELSMILPVVLGVFVGVLAAIMGVGGGFIMVPVMVYLLRMPMHVVVGTSLFQILFTCVVVTIMQARTNHTVDFVLALILLVGSTLGAQVGAKLSRKLQGEQLKLILACVVLLVMGKMLLDLLLHPAFLLSYVGGH
- a CDS encoding universal stress protein; translation: MERILVGIDAQESDLAPGIHAVNLAKRIQAKIYILLVKRPNSQGEAPGERNLIARLEQLIDQARSEGLGLEYFVSEGLLENEALRFIQQNAITLLVVGQPKDGGEPAMKQFRRNLENIRLRVDCHIEVVQQREASVVTERK
- a CDS encoding sigma-54-dependent transcriptional regulator, which produces MKARIAVIDDEPIVCRRLQRALLKEGYEVECFGEGSSFLQRLPTHPFDIVFTDLRMPGIDGLEVLRQARSLKPGCEVIVFTGHGSMDTAIQAIKQGAYYYVAKPFQLQEITHLADSALEKIKLKEENRRLKKEVERQSSFQRFIGASPAMRELYSMIQKVALVECNVLIEGESGTGKQLAARAIHDLSPRAERPFVAFNCGGFSEDLIANELFGHERGSYTGASATKIGLLESAAHGTVFLDEVGEMPLSMQVKLLHVLQDKRIMRVGGTKPISLDIRIISATNRDMKNAVAEGMVREDLFYRLNVVTLRLPRLSERREDIPLLAAHFSQRYSQACGKAEPRISAEAMELLMSYSFPGNVRELENIIERAVALCDNRIVRVADLPPDLRDLEFRTYEGEELQSLEEIERRHIAKVITKTGNNKGLACEILGMPRTTLWRKLKKFGLED